A window of the Arachis duranensis cultivar V14167 chromosome 5, aradu.V14167.gnm2.J7QH, whole genome shotgun sequence genome harbors these coding sequences:
- the LOC107491399 gene encoding cytochrome P450 82A3 gives MDSVLTYLNTTTSIGILSLIITILIYLLLVRPFQVGDNNDNNKHKEPPMVSGAWPIIGHLPLLHGTKPLHITLGSMADKYGPLFTIKVGSKRVVVLSNSEMAKECFTKNDVVSSSRPILISSENLGYKRAMFAFAPYGSYWRELRKIVTLELLSNRRIELLSHVRVSEVQASTKELLNLWSTQKNESGYVLVDIKKWFAELTFNIVLRMIAGKRFFGAMNSESEDKANECLKSLKESLRLLGLFTVGDAIPSLRWLDLGGHEKAMKKTSMELDRFMIEWLDEHRQKKMNSDASNERDFIDVMISVLSDAKIHAFDADTVTKATTLAMIAGGTDTSTVTLTWTLCLLLNNPSKLEKAKEELDKEIGKERNVSESDINKLRYLQAIVKETLRLYPPAPLASPHEITENCTLGGYDIKKGTWLLINVWKINTDPYFWPNHLDFEPEKFLTTHKEVDVKGQHYELLPFGCGRRICPGISFGLGVIQFILANLLHSFEIVNPSNEPIDMSGTLGLVHAKTTPLMVMVKPRLSSKCYKTM, from the exons ATGGATTCAGTCCTGACTTACCTAAACACAACCACAAGCATTGGAATCCTTTCTCTTATTATCACCATCTTAATCTATTTACTTTTGGTTCGTCCCTTCCAAGTTGgtgataataatgataataataagcATAAAGAACCTCCTATGGTGTCTGGTGCATGGCCAATAATCGGTCACCTTCCACTCTTGCATGGTACAAAGCCACTCCACATAACTTTAGGTTCCATGGCCGACAAATATGGACCCCTTTTCACCATTAAAGTCGGATCCAAAAGAGTTGTAGTACTAAGCAACTCAGAGATGGCCAAAGAATGCTTCACaaaaaacgacgtcgtttcttCCTCTCGTCCTATCCTTATTTCATCTGAGAATCTCGGATACAAACGAGCTATGTTCGCTTTCGCGCCGTACGGTTCATACTGGCGCGAACTGCGAAAGATTGTTACATTAGAACTTCTCTCGAATCGCCGCATAGAGCTACTAAGTCACGTTCGTGTCTCCGAAGTTCAAGCTTCAACGAAAGAACTCCTTAATCTTTGGTCCACTCAGAAGAATGAATCTGGATACGTGTTAGTGGACATAAAGAAATGGTTTGCGGAATTGACATTCAACATAGTTCTAAGAATGATTGCTGGGAAGAGATTCTTTGGAGCCATGAATTCGGAGAGTGAGGATAAGGCGAATGAGTGTTTGAAAAGTTTAAAGGAATCGTTGCGTCTTTTAGGATTGTTCACTGTGGGAGATGCTATTCCTTCTCTAAGATGGTTGGATTTGGGGGGTCATGAGAAGGCCATGAAGAAAACTTCTATGGAATTGGACAGGTTTATGATTGAATGGTTGGATGAACATCGCCAGAAAAAGATGAATTCCGATGCAAGCAATGAACGAGACTTCATTGATGTTATGATTTCGGTGCTTTCTGATGCTAAGATTCATGCGTTTGATGCTGATACCGTAACCAAAGCCACAACGTtg GCAATGATTGCGGGTGGAACCGATACTTCCACTGTTACTCTTACTTGGACGCTATGTCTACTATTAAACAATCCTAGTAAATTGgaaaaagcaaaagaagaacTTGACAAGGAAATTGGAAAAGAGAGAAACGTAAGTGAGTcagatataaataaattaagataTCTTCAAGCTATAGTGAAAGAGACACTAAGATTATATCCACCGGCTCCTCTTGCTTCACCTCATGAAATTACAGAGAATTGTACATTAGGGGGATACGATATTAAAAAAGGAACTTGGCTCCTGATAAATGTTTGGAAAATCAACACGGACCCTTATTTTTGGCCAAATCACTTGGACTTCGAGCCAGAAAAATTTCTCACTACTCACAAAGAGGTTGATGTGAAGGGTCAACATTACGAGTTGCTACCATTTGGATGTGGTAGACGAATTTGTCCTGGAATCTCATTTGGCCTTGGAGTAATTCAGTTTATTTTGGCTAACTTGTTACACTCCTTTGAAATCGTAAATCCCTCTAATGAACCTATTGACATGAGTGGAACCCTTGGACTTGTCCATGCTAAAACTACTCCACTAATGGTTATGGTCAAACCTCGTTTATCTTCTAAATGCTATAAAACCATGTAA
- the LOC127747693 gene encoding uncharacterized protein LOC127747693, with protein MNAFSDLSLYTDVAVTVATADSAAVAVAVYTVDATIVVVVVTITVGVVSVAVGIGLPVFYESQIDNAVYINDHGLVKKYRDLQTHRHIPYRLVSSLFQDIKVHYLSENLSKTKHVVLRFIILDQQYSKTSSSDLEKSLWNLNPTFCMNQNIESMFGLSDEDIISTFWSRIMREEAKILVEEETTTTTTNTILSGEMEFMYKRLEHEAEEKVQALKEIRETVNHRNHIDGSVKLIGTSLFS; from the exons ATGAATGCATTTTCAGATCTGTCCCTTTATACTGACGTTGCTGTCACTGTTGCCACCGCAGATTCTGCCGCCGTTGCCGTCGCAGTATATACCGTTGATGCTACCATAGTTGTCGTG GTAGTGACTATAACGGTTGGTGTTGTGAGTGTTGCAGTGGGGATTGGTCTTCCAGTGTTCTATGAGTCTCAAATTGATAATGCT GTATACATTAATGACCATGGCCTTGTGAAAAAGTATAGGGATCTTCAAACTCATAGACACATACCATACAGGTTAGTATCCTCATTATTTCAAGATATTAAGGTTCATTATTTAAGTGAAAACTTGAGCAAAACAAAGCATGTAGTAttaaggttcattattttggatcAACAATATTCCAAAACTAGTAGTAGTGATCTTGAAAAg AGCTTGTGGAACTTGAACCCCACATTCTGCATGAACCAGAATATAGAAAGCATGTTTGGACTTTCAG atgaggACATAATAAGCACATTTTGGAGCAGAATAATGAGAGAGGAAGCAAAGATTCTTGTAGAAGAagagacaacaacaacaactactaATACCATATTATCAGGGGAAATGGAATTCATG TACAAAAGATTGGAGCATGAAGCAGAAGAAAAGGTACAAGCCCTGAAGGAGATTAGAGAGACAGTGAATCACAGGAATCATATAGATGGCAGTGTGAAATTGATTGGTACTTCATTATTTAGCTAG